From the Calliopsis andreniformis isolate RMS-2024a chromosome 4, iyCalAndr_principal, whole genome shotgun sequence genome, one window contains:
- the Cno gene encoding adherens junction formation factor afadin isoform X11 has product MTVSEVMATEFANKKAEREALRGVIQQWNANRLDLFELSEPNEDLEFHGVMRFYFQDSGQKVATKCIRVASDATSQAVIETLIEKFRPDMRMLSVPEYALYEIHENGEERKLELDEKPLLVQLNWHIDDREGRFLLRRIDDKTNAQGVGFSTSGSSFRRKLSKREKKQMKKQEKLGRLKSLEQDENVLAVDQNGVAEKLYTELPETSFTRSISNPEAVMRRRRQQKLERKLQQFRSKDGGPDTGGTLKIYGEALCKDVPYKTLLLSVRDTAVQVVREMLSKYGLEKVDPQQYCLVQVNSENVNGGTQQEYILDDDECPLAILMNHPSTRGSIMFHVRRRPADYVPRKRKKKPSGKWNEFDHRYEDERLPFLLELNPDGSDIPNGARHRLQPNVTEVGSERPIGPQAVQAQTLTLTGPTVMPRHCVIAFTENIVTLTPCSRDAHTYVNNQRIHQTTILQNGAIIKFGRLHTFRFIDPAPEERIRQRHDSGRQIEYGYERRSPDLTGQETSVERYSSTSETANSSQNQVQGQIQSQNQPNQDQTCHPCSPSKSIPGSGAACFARSPNHASESTHNYETTFDLDGNVETASLTSSRDGNRALQNDRQSRGTDPILPAVLEFLEETEETFFHAVITDVEPSVPQFKLAPTYTLYLAARYRASTHYRPELQPTERAHRLTLMLANVAGMIQRVIQERYMDASSLALWLANGSELLHMLKNDRHVGAFSTRAQDILTEAVHTAFASLVRCISLELAPAMSQFMADADEPAKEAGVLQIFSSTMALLRRCRVNAALTIQLFSHLFHTINATAFNALVSNANLCVRWFGRRLKARLNALETWAERQGLELASQCHLATIMQATHLLQAPKYNAEELATLSSTCFKLNSLQVRALLQKYQPAADEPRLPAELIENVVRVVESVADTLARADGREIRLEEEPTLALALLLPEDGYSSEVIRGVPPGLAEFLAPLQRDGLCRMAPQPTSSGYWTIYMIDHHNNFRSPSAMSNRSGGYSCHMGSSPPQPEIHVIKLHKSTNGMGLSIVAAKGAGQDRLGIYIKSVVAGGAADADGRLTAGDQLLKVDGQSLVGITQEKAAEYLVRTGPVVTLEVAKQGAIYHGLATLLSQPSPIMTRDVGTDSKQQHEVFNPGYSRASSSNSVTPPVTQPPSMTPINNSTSLRSRSSHNLHDPVRMGILPPSSLVSRQQSSPNLNPGQTTVGNNGSTTIGTGPTNILTQSNETERFYQNLSVYRNQDSMTKQRCSPSQQSDDRNPLHSQKTARGSQNSLNRPSTFEVNQTRDRPLSAYVSQAQQQPYLGNQLQQQVNTMAPSRSQSSRDIIRQEAKLQEMQEEVRRRELRGGVPVPPTQYRPSLYNIKSTIIPQSTNSVVRPIKSIGSPSNVGSNLVTATPTSTISTVNHGVVRHTNASSYGYLDSQYSPYVLQYGKSPPTHLHQHQHQHQVQAQPQLQSQQHQHQHQHQHQHQHQHQHQHHQHQHQHSQQHQHQHQSGQQQQSHGHIQYVTPASRGKNDLPRSQSNGMSLDYGRDQPGGQDYIVKPYSANQTRQYALGSQYYINDNSDARNDQYGGENDTSRAQTISEETASIQTNEVGTMRSTLPGDGFRESPPPPPPPNTATHPLYNKQPDSRYTASMQDPPRGGYYPANGTAGTALQPRQYQYSATNPWQREEREKEQARRREAARQWRDQQIAELSSLPHRSSQQEEQLRALQLERDFQKRAEEAANQQDEDEESNDLDTESIQRVQGLLRTTTTQDRGNLPEQHNLNLSRISIANQSPRGSHVVQSVGGSMHSTAVTSHGILGQQSVANMCLNPADNSGSHLSLNLQHEQTTQMQTGQVTTPSLIHLGAPQKPTSLGVLQSTEDKELQRRREEDIKRKEIELDESLKKKDEEIKHQHMQQAYQQQQSQLHLQQSQTHFKNQQVLHSNMLRLENLVINGPNISSTQNGNNDAPLPPERGSSYAVMSQQGALRSNNANASNIMTLTHSHQSASIKRVSFHDSNANAESGQRNVPCGNSNTAASSTSMDIITQDPNNFINDAENLLASPKTPEGSGIPITGSTPGVIGAQEVYKDPRQRRLAEKQKQQQNSQIGPVPEKLSFKEKMKMFAMETGEDGTPRDKVKISRAQREIDNIGNNPATLNNSSSNNNNSNTSNSNNIITVNNNSRN; this is encoded by the exons AATGGCCACGgagtttgcaaataagaaagcTGAGCGCGAGGCTCTGCGCGGTGTGATTCAACAATGGAACGCCAATCGTTTGGATTTGTTCGAACTTTCGGAACCGAACGAG gatttagaatttcATGGAGTAATGAGGTTTTACTTCCAAGATAGCGGACAAAAAGTAGCAACGAAATGCATTAGAGTGGCATCGGATGCAACGAGTCAAGCGGTGATTGAAACTTTAATCGAAAAATTTCGACCAGATATGCGAATGCTCTCGGTGCCGGAGTACGCTCTTTACGAGATCCATGAAAACGGTG AAGAACGTAAGCTCGAGCTTGACGAGAAACCATTATTGGTGCAACTAAACTGGCACATCGACGATCGCGAGGGACGCTTTTTACTGAGGAGAATCGATGACAAGACGAATGCTCAAGGTGTTGGTTTCTCCACGAGTGGTTCTAGTTTCCGTAGGAAGCTAAGCAAACGGGAAAAGAAGCAAATGAAAAAACAAGAGAAGCTCGGTCGCCTGAAAAGTTTGGAACAGGATGAGAACGTGTTAGCTGTCGATCAAAACGGAGTGGCGGAGAAACTTTATACGG AGCTACCCGAAACTAGTTTCACCAGAAGCATTTCGAATCCGGAAGCTGTGATGAGGAGGCGTCGTCAACAAAAATTGGAAaggaagttgcaacagtttcgaAGCAAAGATGGTGGTCCTGATACCGGCGGAACGTTGAAGATATATGGCGAAGCACTTTGTAAGGATGTCCCGTATAAAACTTTGCTTTTAAGTGTACGAGATACAGCGGTACAAGTTGTACGTGAAATGCTATCCAAGTACGGCTTGGAGAAGGTCGATCCACAGCAGTATTGTCTCGTACAG GTGAACAGCGAGAACGTTAATGGGGGAACGCAACAGGAATACATTTTAGACGATGACGAATGTCCTCTTGCCATTCTTATGAATCATCCTTCCACACGTG GTTCGATTATGTTTCATGTACGGAGGAGGCCCGCAGATTACGTACCTCGGAAACGCAAGAAGAAACCAAGCGGCAAATGGAACGAATTCGATCATAG GTACGAGGACGAAAGATTACCATTTCTATTGGAATTGAATCCGGATGGTAGCGATATTCCGAATGGTGCACGACATCGGTTGCAACCTAACGTAACGGAGGTGGGTTCGGAAAGGCCTATAGGTCCGCAAGCGGTGCAAGCTCAAACCCTTACTTTGACCGGGCCAACTGTTATGCCGAGACACTGCGTGATCGCTTTTACGGAAAATATCGTCACACTAACACCTTGCTCTAGAGACGCTCATACATACGTAAACAATCAGAGGATACATCAGACGACGATATTACAG AATGGAGCGATTATTAAATTCGGCAGGTTGCATACTTTTCGATTCATTGATCCAGCGCCTGAGGAACGTATCAGACAACGACACGATTCTGGAAGACAAATCGAATATGGCTACGAACG ACGCTCCCCAGACTTGACCGGTCAAGAGACAAGCGTGGAAAGGTACAGCTCGACATCCGAAACAGCAAATAGTAGCCAAAATCAAGTTCAAGGTCAGATTCAGAGCCAGAATCAACCGAATCAGGATCAAACTTGCCATCCGTGTAGCCCGAGCAAGTCCATACCAGGCTCTGGTGCTGCTTGTTTCGCTCGAAGCCCCAATCACGCGTCGGAATCCACGCACAATTATGAAACTACCTTCGATCTCGATGGAAACGTTGAGACTGCCAGTCTGACCAGCAGCAGGGATGGTAACAG AGCATTACAGAATGACCGTCAATCACGTGGAACGGATCCTATTTTACCAGCAGTGCTCGAATTTCTTGAAGAAACGGAAGAGACATTCTTTCATGCGGTGATCACGGACGTGGAACCGTCGGTACCTCAATTCAAATTAGCTCCAACGTACACGCTTTATCTGGCGGCACGATATCGTGCCAGTACACATTATAGACCGGAATTACAACCTACGGAGAGAGCTCACAGATTGACCTTGATGTTAGCAAACGTTGCTGGTATGATACAACGAGTGATACAG GAACGGTACATGGATGCATCCTCGTTGGCTCTATGGCTAGCAAACGGATCGGAGTTGCTTCATATGCTGAAAAATGATCGGCACGTTGGTGCGTTTTCAACAAGAGCACAAGACATTCTCACGGAAGCAGTTCACACGGCGTTCGCATCGTTAGTCCGGTGTATCTCGTTGGAATTGGCTCCAGCGATGTCCCAGTTTATGGCTGATGCGGACGAACCTGCGAAAGAAGCCGGTGTTCTGCAAATATTTTCGAGTACGATGGCTCTGCTGAGGCGATGCAGAGTGAATGCTGCTCTTACGATTCAATTGTTCAGTCACCTGTTTCATACGATTAACGCAACCGCATTtaatgctttggtttcgaacgcGAATTTGTGCGTAAGATGGTTCGGCCGTCGATTGAAGGCAAGGTTAAACGCTCTTGAGACTTGGGCCGAAAGGCAGGGCCTCGAACTCGCGAGTCAGTGTCACTTGGCAACGATTATGCAGGCAACTCATCTCCTCCAAGCGCCGAAATATAACGCGGAAGAACTTGCTACTTTGAGTTCTACCTGTTTTAAGTTAAATTCGCTTCAAGTCAGAGCATTGTTGCAAAAGTATCAGCCAGCCGCGGACGAGCCGAGACTTCCGGCAGAGTTGATCGAAAACGTAGTCAGA GTAGTCGAAAGTGTCGCAGACACTCTTGCGCGTGCTGACGGCAGAGAGATTCGTCTTGAGGAAGAACCCACGCTTGCGTTGGCTCTCCTTCTCCCGGAGGATGGATACAGCAGCGAAGTGATACGTGGTGTGCCTCCTGGATTAGCTGAGTTCTTAGCGCCTCTGCAACGAGATGGTCTTTGTCGAATGGCGCCACAACCAACTAGCAGTGGATATTGGACAATATACATGatagatcatcataataac TTTCGCAGTCCTAGCGCAATGAGCAATAGATCTGGAGGCTATTCTTGTCATATGGGATCTAGCCCACCTCAGCCGGAAATACATGTGATAAAGTTACACAAATCCACCAACGGAATGGGTTTGAGCATTGTTGCAGCAAAG GGTGCTGGTCAGGACAGGCTTGGAATATATATAAAAAGTGTTGTTGCGGGTGGTGCTGCTGATGCT GATGGCAGATTAACAGCTGGTGATCAATTGCTCAAAGTGGACGGACAGAGTTTAGTAGGAATAACTCAAGAAAA AGCTGCTGAATATCTGGTGCGTACAGGACCGGTAGTGACACTTGAAGTTGCCAAACAAGGCGCTATATATCATGGTTTAGCCACTTTATTATCGCAACCCTCGCCTATTATGACTAGAG ATGTAGGCACCGACAGCAAACAACAACACGAAGTGTTTAATCCTGGATACAGCAGAGCATCGTCCAGCAACAGCGTTACACCACCTGTTACACAACCTCCGTCGATGACTCCAATTAATAATTCGACATCGCTGCGTTCTCG CTCGAGCCATAATTTACACGATCCAGTGAGAATGGGAATATTGCCGCCGAGTAGTCTTGTCAGTAGACAGCAATCGTCGCCTAATTTAAATCCCGGTCAAACGACCGTAGGTAATAACGGATCGACTACGATTGGAACAGGTCCAACAAATATACTTACTCAAAGTAACGAAACTGAAAGATTTTATCAAAATTTGAGTGTATATAGAAATCAGGATTCGATGACGAAACAACGATGTAGTCCCTCTCAGCAATCAGACGACAG GAACCCTCTACATTCGCAAAAGACTGCCAGAGGTTCTCAAAACTCTTTGAATCGGCCGTCTACGTTCGAAGTAAACCAAACTAGAGACCGGCCGTTATCTGCCTATGTATCCCAAGCGCAGCAACAGCCTTATCTTGGAAATCAGTTGCAACAACAGGTGAACACAATGGCGCCTTCAAGATCGCAATCCTCCAGAGACATAATACGGCAAGAGGCAAAGCTTCAAGAAATGCAAGAAGAAGTTAGAAGGCGTGAACTGCGCGGTGGTGTTCCAGTTCCGCCCACTCAGTATCGGCCAAGCCTGTACAACATAAAATCAACTATCATCCCTCAATCGACCAATTCAGTCGTTCGACCAATTAAATCGATCGGTTCTCCATCAAACGTGGGATCAAATCTCGTAACGGCAACACCTACGTCGACGATTTCAACAGTTAATCATGGCGTGGTGAGGCATACAAACGCTTCAAGTTACGGTTACTTAGACTCGCAATATAGTCCGTATGTACTTCAATACGGAAAATCACCACCTACTCATTTGCACCAGCATCAGCATCAGCATCAAGTTCAGGCGcaacctcaacttcaatcccaaCAGCATCAGCATCAGCATCAGCATCAGCATCAACATCAACATCAGCATCAACATCAGCATCATCAGCATCAGCATCAGCATTCGCAACAACACCAACATCAACACCAAAGTGGGCAACAACAACAAAGCCACGGGCATATTCAATATGTCACGCCAGCGTCAAGAGGAAAGAATGACTTGCCTCGTTCGCAATCGAATGGGATGTCACTCGATTATGGAAGGGACCAACCCGGTGGACAAGACTACATAGTTAAACCGTATTCAGCGAATCAAACTCGACAGTATGCTCTCGGATCGCAGTATTACATAAATGATAATTCGGATGCGCGAAACGATCAGTATGGCGGTGAGAATGACACAAGTAGAGCGCAAACCATATCGGAAGAAACAGCTTCTATTCAAACTAATGAAGTTGGTACGATGCGCTCGACGCTCCCTGGAGATGGTTTCAGAGAGAGTCCGCCTCCACCACCGCCACCAAATACTGCAACTCATCCTCTCTATAATAAACAGCCAGATTCGAG ATATACCGCTAGTATGCAAGATCCTCCTCGAGGAGGTTATTATCCAGCAAATGGTACAGCAGGAACTGCATTACAGCCACGGCAGTACCAATACAGCGCCACGAATCCCTGGCAAAGAGAAGAAAGGGAAAAG GAACAAGCCCGTCGAAGAGAAGCTGCAAGACAGTGGCGGGATCAACAAATTGCAGAATTGAGCTCATTGCCTCATAGAAGTTCGCAACAAGAGGAACAACTTCGAGCTCTTCAATTGGAAAGAGATTTCCAGAAAAGAGCCGAAGAAGCTGCAAATCAGCAAGACGAAGACGAAGAAAGCAACGACCTGGATACCGAGAGTATACAACGAGTTCAAGGTTTGCTACGTACAACTACAACTCAAGACCGTGGCAATCTACCGGAGCAACATAATCTTAATTTATCCAGAATTAGTATTGCTAACCAGTCCCCGAGAGGGAGCCATgttgttcaatccgttggaggatcaATGCATTCTACAGCCGTTACCTCGCATGGAATTCTCGGTCAACAAAGCGTGGCAAATATGTGTTTAAATCCAGCCGACAACTCTGGCTCGCATTTGTCGCTTAATCTTCAACATGAACAAACGACGCAAATGCAAACGGGACAAGTAACGACGCCATCTTTGATTCACTTAGGCGCTCCTCAAAAGCCTACTTCGCTTGGTGTTCTTCAGTCAACTGAAGACAAAGAGTTGCAACGTAGGCGTGAGGAAGATATTAAACGAAAAGAAATAGAGTTGGATGAATCTTTGAAGAAAAAGGATGAGGAGATTAAACATCAGCATATGCAACAAGCTTATCAACAACAGCAATCGCAATTGCATTTACAACAATCACAAACCCATTTCAAAAACCAACAAGTGTTACATTCTAATATGTTGCGGTTGGAAAATTTAGTTATTAACGGACCAAACATATCTT CAACTCAAAATGGTAACAATGATGCACCGTTACCACCGGAACGGGGTTCTAGTTACGCGGTAATGTCGCAGCAGGGTGCCCTCAGATCGAATAACGCAAACGCGTCTAATATCATGACATTAACtcattctcatcaatcagcgtCCATTAAGAGGGTTTCGTTTCATGACTCAAATGCAAACGCAGAATCCGGGCAACGAAATGTACCATGTGGTAATTCAAATACGGCTGCTTCGTCGACATCCATGGATATCATTACACAAGATCCAAAT AATTTTATCAATGATGCAGAAAATTTATTGGCATCGCCAAAAACTCCAGAAGGATCTGGAATACCGATCACTGGAAGTACACCGGGCGTGATAGGTGCCCAGGAGGTTTACAA GGATCCGAGACAAAGGCGACTAGCTGAGAAGCAAAAGCAGCAACAAAACTCTCAAATTGGACCAGTTCCGGAAAAGCTTAGTTTTAAGgaaaaaatgaaaatgtttGCAATGGAAACCGGAGAGGATGGAACGCCGCGGGATAAAGTAAAAATTTCGCGTGCACAGCGCGAAATCGATAATATAGGTAACAATCCTGCTACGTTGAACAATAGCAGCAGCAATAACAATAACAGTAACACCAGCAACAGCAATAACATTATTACCGTCAATAATAACAGTAGGAATTAA